Proteins encoded together in one Gigantopelta aegis isolate Gae_Host chromosome 8, Gae_host_genome, whole genome shotgun sequence window:
- the LOC121379948 gene encoding AP-1 complex-associated regulatory protein-like isoform X2, which translates to MGNCLTRCCSICDKRRKYLRTHYNVERDFSIEFENLMDDDAHEDMNRPLTDNERHLLSAKRYDAIVHEQRKIDAEIDAKLAQQEEEIEREEESYYEAKREAARVSRMQRAKEKAAKKNAVINGPKSWLGDDEEWEVAGGEDDFEIFLASVKARSQAARAQILGRQGVVPQLKPLSSTEDNISGLTSSDSIKNSPQNSNDLEWDNDFINADDLEKEQLLSQPIVNR; encoded by the exons ATGGGCAATTGCCTAACACGATGTTGCAGTATATGCGATAAACG ACGCAAGTATCTTCGAACACACTACAATGTTGAAAGAGACTTTTCAATCGAG TTTGAAAATCTCATGGATGAT GATGCTCATGAGGATATGAACAG ACCCTTGACGGACAATGAGAGGCATTTGTTGTCTGCAAAACGCTATGATGCCATAGTGCATGAGCAAAGGAAAATAGACGCTGAAATTGATGCGAAG CTCGCTCAACAAGAGGAGGAgattgagagagaagaagaatcGTATTATGAAGCGAAGCGTGAGGCGGCCCGAGTGTCGAGGATGCAGAGAGCGAAGGAGAAGGCAGCGAAGAAGAATGCCGTCATTAACGGACCCAAGTCCTGGCTCGGTGACGACGAAGAGTGGGAAGT GGCAGGAGGTGAAGATGATTTTGAGATCTTTCTAGCCAGTGTGAAAGCTCGGTCTCAAGCTGCCCGGGCACAGATATTAGGACGACAGG gtgTTGTACCTCAATTAAAACCACTCTCGTCGACAGAAGATAACATTTCTGGGCTGACGAGTTCTGATTCCATAAAAAATAGTCCTCAGAATTCCAATGACCTTGAGTGGGACAATGACTTTATTAATGCCGACGACTTAGAAAAAGAACAGTTATTATCACAACCAATAGTGAACCGGTGA
- the LOC121379948 gene encoding AP-1 complex-associated regulatory protein-like isoform X1, which yields MGNCLTRCCSICDKRRKYLRTHYNVERDFSIEFENLMDDDAHEDMNRPLTDNERHLLSAKRYDAIVHEQRKIDAEIDAKLAQQEEEIEREEESYYEAKREAARVSRMQRAKEKAAKKNAVINGPKSWLGDDEEWEVAGGEDDFEIFLASVKARSQAARAQILGRQGSGDGQSSSSSTPYHKDRSMTEASSIDLEWEHEAGVVPQLKPLSSTEDNISGLTSSDSIKNSPQNSNDLEWDNDFINADDLEKEQLLSQPIVNR from the exons ATGGGCAATTGCCTAACACGATGTTGCAGTATATGCGATAAACG ACGCAAGTATCTTCGAACACACTACAATGTTGAAAGAGACTTTTCAATCGAG TTTGAAAATCTCATGGATGAT GATGCTCATGAGGATATGAACAG ACCCTTGACGGACAATGAGAGGCATTTGTTGTCTGCAAAACGCTATGATGCCATAGTGCATGAGCAAAGGAAAATAGACGCTGAAATTGATGCGAAG CTCGCTCAACAAGAGGAGGAgattgagagagaagaagaatcGTATTATGAAGCGAAGCGTGAGGCGGCCCGAGTGTCGAGGATGCAGAGAGCGAAGGAGAAGGCAGCGAAGAAGAATGCCGTCATTAACGGACCCAAGTCCTGGCTCGGTGACGACGAAGAGTGGGAAGT GGCAGGAGGTGAAGATGATTTTGAGATCTTTCTAGCCAGTGTGAAAGCTCGGTCTCAAGCTGCCCGGGCACAGATATTAGGACGACAGG GTTCTGGTGACGGTCAAAGTTCGTCGAGCAGTACCCCGTACCACAAAGACCGGTCCATGACCGAGGCTTCCTCCATCGACCTCGAGTGGGAGCACGAAGCAG gtgTTGTACCTCAATTAAAACCACTCTCGTCGACAGAAGATAACATTTCTGGGCTGACGAGTTCTGATTCCATAAAAAATAGTCCTCAGAATTCCAATGACCTTGAGTGGGACAATGACTTTATTAATGCCGACGACTTAGAAAAAGAACAGTTATTATCACAACCAATAGTGAACCGGTGA